The Bacteroidales bacterium genome includes a region encoding these proteins:
- a CDS encoding TM2 domain-containing protein, whose amino-acid sequence MMKKIITLIIFAFIININAYSVESYVINKVNSNIELSQAGVTQSSVQPATVNKIKKQRFVKIKKRIKDIKEGNDKSWVAALLLCFFLGALGIHRFYLGYPVIGVIQLLTLGFFGIWTLIDFILIIVKGLKPKNGEYTD is encoded by the coding sequence ATGATGAAAAAGATTATTACATTAATTATTTTTGCGTTTATTATAAACATAAATGCATATTCCGTTGAAAGTTATGTTATAAACAAAGTTAATTCGAATATTGAGTTATCGCAAGCAGGAGTAACACAAAGCTCTGTACAACCTGCAACTGTTAATAAGATAAAAAAACAAAGATTTGTTAAAATCAAGAAAAGAATAAAAGATATAAAGGAAGGTAATGATAAAAGTTGGGTTGCAGCATTACTTTTGTGCTTTTTTTTGGGAGCCTTAGGGATACATAGGTTTTATTTAGGTTATCCCGTAATAGGAGTTATTCAGTTGCTAACTTTGGGGTTTTTTGGAATATGGACTTTAATTGATTTTATTTTGATTATTGTTAAAGGGTTAAAGCCAAAAAATGGTGAATATACAGACTAA